The sequence below is a genomic window from Armatimonadota bacterium.
CAAGAAGCCGGTTTCGTGGTTGAACTGGGTGCTGGCTCCGTCAGCGCTCGCGGGCGTTTTTGCGCTTGGCTTTGTGCTGATGAACGGGGTGAACCACCCTGAACCGAAGTTTATTTCTGGTCCTGAAACGCTGGCGACGAAGATCGATCCGCAGTTCGACATCAAGAATCCGAACCAGGTGGATACGAGTCTGCCGAAGAAGGAAGTGAAAACGACTCCTTCGAACCCGGCTCCGACGGTGGCCATGAAGAAGGCTGATCGGTCGGCTTCGTTTGGCGAAACTCACCCGATTATTCGATCTCATCGCTCCGATAGCGAGGGACATGGCCGACGCACGTTTGGCGGTGGAGGCAGATCGGCTCCGGCACCTACGACGAACGACGGCGGAGGCGTGGTTGTGGCTTCGGTCAACAGCGACGTGAAGCATGATGCAGAGGCTTTCAAGGCGACGATCCAAGATGCCGCCCAGATCGACAAGAACATCATGGCGCTCACTTCTGGTGAGATGAATAACGACGCGGTCCGGGTTGCTTTTGGCGATTCGCGACCGATGTTGGACAGCGAAACGGGCACGAAGTTGATCGTGATCGATAAGGAACAGGACTCAGGTGTTGGCGCACCGGTGGCAACCGAGGTAAATAATACGGCAAATGTTGTTATTGGCGGCTAGTTTAGTATTGGCGGGCGCGCAGAGCGGCGTCAAGTCGCTTCCTCCTTCGGAGTCGGCGCTTTGGGCGCGACTGCGGCCCTCTCTAGCGGTGATCTCACAGAACGGTCAAGCGTTAGGACCAGCCGTCTTTATCTCTCAGGACGGGTATGCCGTGGCCAACTCGCTGGTGGTCCAGCGGGGGGCGGAGGACATTATCACCTCCAACGGCCTCACCTACAAGTTTAAGGTCGAAGCGAACGACGGAGCTTCTCAGCTCTGCCTCGTGAAGACGACAACCCTACCGGCGGGTATTACAACGGTGAGTCCGGCGGATGCTTCAGATGGAGTATCGGGGCCTATCATCGCGGTCATGCCGTCAGGCGTGCTTCGGGCAGAGTTGACGGGCGGCGAGAAGATCGGCGTCGACCAGCAGACGAAGCGAACGTTTCCGATTTCCGAAGTTCGGGTCGAGCAATCGGCCCTGCAAATGGGCGGCGCGTTGCTGTTCAGTCAGAACGGACACCTGATCGGCGCTCTGTTTGCAGCTTTGGCGCAAGGCAACGCTCAGAAAGACGGTCCGAGCGCGCAGGGGCAGGTTTACCAAAACAATTCGCGAGGTCAGCAATTTCCCGTTACCAATCAAGCGGCCAACCGTAACGTCTTGGGCCCCCAGAGCATGGTGGTGGCCTATACGCCAACCTGGGAAGTGACGAGCAAGGCGATTTCGGGCTTTTTGAGTCCGGAGAAGAAGCCGCACTACGGCGTGCTGGGCGTGTTCGTTGTAGACAGCAAAACGACGGGTGTGGAGATTACGTCCGTTCAGAAGGGAACTGGCGCGGATGCCGCGGGCCTACAAGTGGGCGACGTGATCATCGGAATCGACGGGACACCGATCCGCAACCAGATCGACTTTTCGCGAGCCATCTATCGGCTCCAGCCGGGAAGCGTGGTGATCGTTTCGATCCAGCGCCAGGGATTGACGCAAACCAAGACGGTTACAGTAGGAGCTCAGCTTGCTGAAGAGGTCTTACGTCAGCAATCCGCCATTGGATCGTCCGATTCCCCTGATATTCATTGATCTGAGGCTCGAACACGAGGTCGGTCTTGGCACCTTGCTGGAGACCGCTGAACGTGTCGTACATGCCAAAGGCAACGCCGCGATAGGTTCGTTTGGAATCGGTCAGCAAGGTGAGGTTGGCATGGCTGCCATCTCCCATCGCGCGAACTGAATTGAGCGTGACCCCAGAAGCGTAGAACACCGGCTTTGGGTTGGCCATGCCGAATGGCTGAAGCTTTTCCAACTCTTCGAGGATGCCGAAGTCGATTTCTTCGTTGTCCACATCAGCGGTGAGCTCGATGGCGGGCACGAAATCTTCCGGCTTGAGGAGTTGAGCTACGTACTGATTGAAGGCCTGGCTGATGACATCGACATTGTTAAGGTCGAAGGCGATCCCTGCGGCCATGGCGTGGCCTCCACCGGAGACGATCGCCGGGTAGTTTTGGATCATCGCCGCGAGGTTGAGACCGGGAATAGAGCGGCCGGAGGCTTTGCCTTTGCCTGATTCGGGTTCGATGCAACCGACGAAGGCGGGGCGATTGAACTTCTCTTTGAGTTTGCCGGCGACTATGCCTACGACGCCGGGGTGCCAATCCTCCTTGAAGATGAGCAGGGCGTTGGGAAGGGAAGGCAGGGATTCGACGAGGGCGACGGCCTCTTCGATCATCTGGTCCTGGACCATTCGGCGATCGGTGTTGTGGCGGTCGAGTTCGAGGGCCAGATCGCGGGCGACTTTGTCGTCTTCGGCGAGGAGAAGCTGGAGGGCGAGGGCGGCGTCGTCGATTCGACCGGCGGCATTGAGGCGCGGGCCGAGCTTGAAGCCAACATCGTAGGATGCCACGCGCCCCTTGATCTCGGAAACCTCTTTGAGCGCCATGAGCCCTTTCTTTTTGGATTCGGATAGCCGTTCAAGGCCGAACTTGGCAATGATGCGGTTGTCGCCGATGAGAGGCATGACGTCGGCGATGGTGCCGAGGGCGGCGAGATCAAGATAGTTTCGGCGGTAGCTGTCCACCGACTTGGGGTCGAGTTCCCGCGCAATGCCCTCGCAGAGTCGGAAGACGACGCCGGCGCCGCTGAGGTCGCTGAAAGGATAGCGCGAATCGGATCGGTGGGGGTTGACGACGGCTTGAGCGTTGGGGAGGGTTTCTTTGAGTTCGTGGTGGTCGGTGACGACAACCCGCATGCCGTGGGCAAGGGCGGCTTCGACCTGGTCGTGGGCACCGATACCGCAGTCACACGTGAGGAAGACCTTCGCGCCGCGCTCTTTGGCTTCGTGGACCAGCGCCATGTTGATGCCGTAGCCTTCTTTGGTGCGGTGGGGGACGTGGGTGTGGGCATTGCAACCGATCTTCTTGAGGAATCGGTCGAATATGGCGGCGGAGGTGACCCCATCGACGTCGTAGTCGCCGTGGACGAAGATCAGATCGCCGGATTCCTTGGCGCGGAGGATTTCATCGACGGCCTTGCGGTAGTCGGGAAGGAGTTCGGGTTCGCCGAGGTCGTCGAGGGACGGATTCAGGAATCGCTCGGCCTGGGCGGGACTCGTGTAGCCACGCTGAACCAAGACTTTGGCGGTGAGGCGATGGATTCCGAGGTCCTTCACCAACTTTTCGACGGCAACCGGATCGATATCCGGGAGAACCCATCTTTTGCCAGTGGAGGAAGTCAACATTCAAATATGGAGTCTCCCTCGATGGCGAGGGAGACGAAACTAAAGTTTTTCGACTTGGTCGAAGTCGAGTTCGACGGGGGTGTCGCGTCCGAAGATGTTGATGAGAACCTTCAGCTTCTCCTTTTCGGTGCTGACTTCTTCGATCTTGCCGCTGAAATCGCTGAACGGTCCCGCTACGACGCGAATATTCTCGCCCTTGTTCCACGCAACCTTCGGCGCCTCTTGGCTGGCCTCAAGGTTGGACATGATGCGGGTGACTTCGTAGTTCTCCAGCGGGATCGGCTTGTTGCCGGACTGGACGAACCCAGTGACGCCGCTGGTAGATTTGACCAGCTTGAAAGCGTCGTCGGTGAGCATCATGTTGACGAGGATGTAGCCGGGGAAGACCTTTCGATCCTTTTCGACTCGCTTTCCGTTTCTCGTGTGAAGTTCCTTTTCCGTGGGGATCAGGATTTCGAAAATGTCATAGTCCCACAGCCCTTCGACCTGAGCTCGTCGCGTCAGAACGTCGCGAACCTTATTCTCATGTCCGGCAATGGTGTGAACTGCGTACCAAGATTTTGGCATGGTTATTTGCCCCCGGTTTTGATGATAAGGCCGATCAAGGTATCAAAGACGTAACCGAGTCCGGTCATCATCACGATAAGCAGAAGACAAACCACAACGACGACGCCAAACAGACGGTTGGTTTCCTGGTAGGTAGGCCACGTTACCTTCCGCATTTCGCGCTTGACACCCTCGAAAAAGGATTTCACGCCCCGCTTCGCCTTTGGAATGGGTAACGACCTAGAAGTTTGTTCCGACATATACAGTTTTGCCCGCTTCTTTTTAGGGGGAATTGATAGATTACCTTTAGTAGGACGCCAAAGGCTAGCGGGTTATCGCGTGGATTTTGAACTTCTTGATGCCGTCAGGAGCTTCGAAGCTGACGGTTTCGCCCGGTTGGCCGCCAAAGAGGGCAGTTCCCATGGGCGATTCGGAGCTGAGATAGTCCTTATCGGGGTCGGCTTCGATCGACGAAACGACCCGTACCTCGAAGGTGTCGCCATATTCGAGGTCTTCGATTTTGACGACGGATCCGATTCCGACGTGGTCGACGGGGATGTTATCCGGCACCAGTTCAGCCGCGTGGCTGAGAATGGACTTCAACTCCGCGATCCGATTTTCGACGAAAGCCTGCTCGGTCTTGACTTGGTCCAGCTCGGAGTTGTCCTCGCTGAACTCGCCGTGCTGCTGACTTTCTCGGATGCGCTCGGCAATTTCGGCTCGGGTCTCACCGGTCAAACGTGCTAGCTCCGTGCGCAAGGAGGCGTATCCTTCTGAGGTTAGAAAGATCGTTGAACCCTGGTCTAGAATTAGTTCCGCTTCACTCATATGTTTGTGTTCCGCACCCCGAGGGCGAGAGTATAGCCCAAATGCAGTTATGGTCTATACGAATTCTTTGTATCAGACGTTCAAAACTTGAGGAAAATTCCACCTTTTTCCCAAAGTAGTGTCATCATGACAGGAGTCTCTACGTAACTTCACGATGAAAAGACTCCAAATTATGAAGAAGATTGTGGCGGCCATGTTGGGTCTTTTTGCCTGCATCGCCTTTGGCCAACCGAAAGGACCCTCCAACTTCTTCAAAACCCTCAAAATCGAAGCGACCATCGTGGTGAAAAAGCACCCGATGGGATCCGACCTTGTCGAGCTGACGATCTTAGGGACGAAATTTCCAGCGGAAGGCGTGCAGGAGAAACTGGACGCACTGGCCAAGGAATTGGGAGACCAGCCGCGCGGGGTGCAGACCTCGATCGTGGACGGTCAATTCGTGAAGTCTTCGTTCGCGATCAACGGAATCATTCAGACGAACCCTTTGAGGTTCAACTTGGTGGCGTTGGCGCGGGCAATGGCGTTTGGGCAATATCCGATCAAATCCTTTAGCGTTCTCTTCGACGGTTGCAGCCCGGGCGGCAAGACGGTTGCGGCGTTCGACCCGGTCGATGGGTCGTGGAAATTCGAAGGGGTAGCGACGCGGAGTCCCCTAGCGATCGAGTACCGAGTGCAGGTCAATGCCGACAAGCCAGAGGCGATCACGCTACCGGATGAGAACACCCGGCCAAAGGCACCGGCCCCCGAACAGAAAAATCCTGCACAATTCTATATCTGGGCGGGGATTATTGTGGGTGCGTTGGCTATTGGGCTGTTGGTATACTCCGCGCTATTGCGACCACGCCCACGGGGCCGCTGATTTCGGGTAATTTTTTCGAGGAAAGGTTCACTAAATGTTTGACGCAAATTCTCTCACGCTAGTACAGCTCTGCGAAATGGGCTTCGAAAAGGGCTCATCGGACGTTATGGTTAAGGGCGAACGAAAACCAGCTATGAAGCTTCATAGCTCGGTCTACGAACTTCACCCTGATCTACCAGCTATCGACCCGGTTAATGCGAAGAGAATGATCTATGACGTGATGAACGAGCGTCAGAAGAAGATTTTCGAAGAATGCTTTGAAATGGACCTCGCGTTCGAAGTTCCGGGCAAGTGCCGCGTTCGCTGCAATATCTATATGGCGAAGGGTTGTCCGGCCGTCGTTATGCGAACGATTCCGTTTAAGATCCGAAGTCTCGAAGAATTGGGCATGCCGAGCGTTCTCGGCGAACTGACCCGCCACAAGATGGGCCTGATTCTCGTTACGGGTCCTACGGGTTCCGGTAAGACAACGACGCTGGCGGCGATGTTGGACATCGTCAACCGCGAGCGACCCTGCCACCTGGTCACCATCGAAGACCCGCTCGAGTACGTCCACTTCGACAAGCAGGCGTACGTCAGCCAGCGCGAAGTCGGCATCGATACCATGGACTTCCAGCCGGCGCTTCGTGCCGCTCTTCGTGAAGCTCCCGACGTCATCCTCGTTGGTGAAATGCGCGATACCACGACCATGGGCGCGGCCCTCCAGGCCGGTGAAACGGGCCACTTGGTTTTCTCCACGGTTCACACGTCCAGCGCCTATGAGACGATGGACCGAATCATCAACATGTTCCCGCCGCACGAAAAGCAGCACCTCTGCCAACGAATGGCGAACTCCCTCCGCGCAATCATTGCCCAGAAGCTGGTTCCGACGGCCGATGGAAACGGACGCGTTTGCGCGGCTGAAATTCTGATTTGTACTCCGACGGTTACGAAGGCTATTGAAGACGGCCACTTCAGCGACCTGTATCAGCACATGAACGAAGGCACCTATTGGGGCATGCAGACCATGAACCAAAGCCTTCTGAAGTATGTGCGTGCGGGCATCATTACTGAAGAAGTTGCTATCCATAATGCCGGTGTTGCTTCTGAATTGAAGCAAATGCTTCGAAGATAACTAGTAAGGTTGGGACATTGGTGTTATGCTAATTTCACCTGTCCCATGAGGAGGAATTTTGGCGTTACCCATCGATGATCTGTTGCGCGATCTGGTCGAGAAGGATGCTTCGGATCTGCATCTGAAGGCGGGGGCAGCCCCGTACATGCGGATACGAGGCAATCTCGTCCGTTTGGACGTGCCTCCGGTCAGCGCCGAAGAACATAATAACCGCCTCTACAGCATCCTTAATGAGGAACGACGGCACCGCCTTGAGACCATTAAGGAAGTTGATCTCAGCTACAACGTTCCGGGGCTGGCTCGGTTCCGCGTCAACATGTTTTGGCAGCGGGGCAACATCGGCGCGGTCTTCCGCGTGATCCCGTTCAACATTCGCACCATCGATGAGTTGGGTCTGCCGCAGATTTGTAAGCAGATCGCGCTCCTCCAACGCGGCTTGGTGTTGGTGACGGGCCCAACCGGCTCGGGTAAATCGACTTCTTTGGCGGCGATGATCAACCATGTGAACCACGCAAAGCGGTGCCACATCATGACCATCGAGGACCCAATCGAGTATGTCCACAAGGACAATATTTCGATCATCAACCAGCGAGAACTCTCAACCGACACCCATTCGTTCTCGCACGCGCTGAAGCACGTTTTGCGGCAGAATCCGGACATCATCCTCGTTGGTGAAATGCGCGATCTGGAGACGATTCAACTCGCAATTACGGCGGCGGAGACCGGTCACCTTGTGCTTTCAACACTCCACACGGTGGACGCGGCGCAGACCATCGACCGAATTGTGGATGTGTTTGAGCCGGACCAACAGTCCCAGGTACGCACTCAGCTTTCGGTTACACTTCAGGCGGTGATCTCGCAGACGCTGATACCGCATAAGAAGGGCGCGGGGCGGGTTGCCGCTTTCGAGGTGATGATCGCAACGCCATCGATCCGAAATATGATTCGGGACGGAAAGACACACCAGCTTCCGACCGATATTCAGACGGGCACACAATACGGGATGCAGTCCCTTGACGGGCACCTTCTCAAGCTTGTCGAACAAGGCGAAATCGAATATGAAGATGCGTTGGCGAAGTCTTCCAACGTCTTCGAATTCCAACATCGCGCCCAACAACACGGCTTGATCGGAGGTGGCTCGCTTGCAGTCCGTTGAGTTTTACTTACGGCGATGCGTCGAGATCGGCGGGTCCGACGTCCATTTCAAGACCGACTCCGGGCACGTTTACATTCGCGTGAACGGCGACTTGCAGTTGGTTGAAGCAGACCCTTTTCATAACCGCGAGTTTCGGAGCGAGCTTTTCAAGCTCCTGAAGCCGGAGCAGCGAGAGCTTTACGAAAACGATCTGGAGCTTGACTTTGCGATCGAGGTGGAAGGGGTTTCTCGCTTCCGCGGCAACGTGTACCAACAACGTGGTTATACGCAGGCGGCGTTCCGAGTGATTCCTTACGAAATCCAGACGATGGAGGACTTGCGACTGCCAGGGGCGGCGTACGACTTTATCGAACGGCCGCGAGGTCTGGTGTTGATGACGGGACCGGCGGGTTCGGGTAAATCGACTTCGTTGGCGGCGATGATCGACAAGATCAACCGTACTCACCAGCTTCACATCGTAACCGTCGAGGACCCGATCGAATTTGTCCACTCCGATATTCAGGCGCTCGTAAACCAGCGCGAACTGGGCAACGATACGAATTCGTTTGCGAATGCGCTGAAATACGTTCTGCGTCAGGACCCGGACGTGATCCTCGTTGGTGAGATGCGCGACCTTGAGACGATCCACCTGGCGATTACGGCGGCGGAAACCGGACACTTGGTGTTCGGCACCCTGCATACGGTCGATGCGGTTCAAACCGTCGATCGAATCGTCGATGTGTTCCCGACGCACCAGCAACAGCAGGTGCGAATGCAGCTTTCGGTCAACTTGGTCGGCGTGATTTCGCAGACGCTCTTGCGGCGGTCGGATGGCCGAGGCCGCGTGGCGGCGTTTGAGACGCTGGTGGCGACCGGTGCGGTGCGAAACCTTATCCGCGAAAACAAGACTTTCCAAATCAGCTCGCTGATCCAAACCGGTGGGCGAGCCAAAATGCAGTCGCTGGACCAGAACATGGCGAAGCTGGTCGAAATGGGCATCGTCACGTACGAAGAAGCGAAGTCCCGAGCGAAGGACCCAGCCGAGTTTGAGCGACTGGTGAACCTGGCGACCCCGGCAGGGCCGAGCACGACCCCAGCCAATAAAGATTCGCAACAAGTCAAGGCGCCGCCCGCGCCGCCCGGAGTCCGAGGCGCACAATTTCGGCCAGGTTATCAATCTAAATGATTGATCCAGCCCTCTTCCAAGAAAACGAACGTACCGCCCCATCCGCCGACGAAAGGATGTTTGCCGATGTTGGTGCGTTGGACTGCGAGTGCGGCCAACGCCTGGAGTCGGTGACCGTTGCCTACGAGACGTGGGGAAGCCTTAATGCCGACCGAAGCAATGCGGTGCTGATCTGCCACGCCTTGAGCGGGGACGCGCACGCGATCGGGTGGTGGGATCGGCTCATCGGGCCCGGGAAGGCGTTTGACACAGATCGGTATTTCGTCATAGGTACCAATGCGCTCGGCGGCTGCCAGGGCACGACCGGTCCGGCTTCATTGGCTCCCGACGGAAAGCCGTACGGCTCGCGATTTCCCATGATCACCATTGGCGACATGGTGGACGTGCAGGCGCGGCTCATGGACCAACTCGGCATTTCGCAACTGCTGTGTGTGGCGGGCGGGTCGATGGGTGGCATGCAGGCGCTGGAGTGGACGGTGCGCTATCCTGAGCGGGTTCGAAAGGCCTTTGTGACGGCGTCGTGTGCACGGCATTCGCCGATGCAGATCGCCATCAACGAGGTTGGGCGGCAGGCGATCCTGCGTGATCCTCACTATCGAGGCGGGGATTATTACGACGGAGAGCCTCCAGCGAATGGCCTGAGCGTGGCGCGGATGATCGGGCACATTTCGTTTTTAAGCAACGCGGCGTTCGAGTCCAAGTTTTCTCGGCGACTGCAGGACAAGGCGGCGTTCGACATGACGTTTGGTGTCGAGTTTCAGGTGGAGAGCTACCTCAGCTATCAGGGCGACAAGTTTACGAAGCGGTTCGACCCAAATTCACTCCTGCACCTGACGCGGGCGATCGATTATTACGACTGGACGGGTGTGGATCGGGCGAAGGCGGAGTTCCTGTTCGTTTCGTACACGTCGGACTGGTTGTATACACCGGAACAGTCGAGCGAACTGTATCGCATGACGAGGGGGGCGGGCAAGCGGGCTTCGTACTATGACATTGACCTTCCTTACGGGCATGATGCTTTCCTCTTGGACGGTGAGCTTCAAGCGGCGCACCTGCGGGAATTTCTGGCGAGCTAAGGGGTGTTTTCCATGCGATGCGGCTTGGGGGTGTAGTTCCGGCTTTCGAGAGCATCGATCACTCGGTCGACGATGGGGCTGATCCAATCGATGTGCGAGAGTGGGCGCAGGATGAGGATGACAAGGGAGACCAGCACAGTTGCGCCGAGAACGGTGCCAAGTCCGGTCCAGAGTCCGGCCGTCATGCGGCTTCGGAAAGAACTTTGATTTTTGAGGAAGGCGGCCAACAGTTGGTTTTGGCGTTCGATCCTTTCGCTCAGTGTGTCTAGCGATTTGATGAGGCTCTTTTCCTGTTCGTCGGTCACATTGGTGTTGACGGTCCCGAAGCCATATTCGGTTGCGCAAATCGTGATAGGATGCAGTTATGGCTGGAAAATCTATTGCTCCATATCTCGTCGTCGACGATGCCAATGCGGCCATTGCCTGGTACGAGAAAGCTCTCGGCGCGACGAAAATCGACGTATCGTATGTTCCCGACAGCGAGAAAGTTATGAACGCCCAACTCATGTTGGGTTCGACTTTGTTCATGCTCAATGATGAATTTCCTGACTACGGTTCGGTTGGGCCGAAGAAGATGGGTGGTTCTTGTGTGACCATGCACATCAATTCCGACGACGTGGACGTGGATTGGAATCGAATTGTCGATGCGGGCGGGGAAGTCGTGATGCCGCTGGACGACATGTTTTGGGGCATGCGCTACGGCATGTTCAAGGACCCGTTCGGACACAAATGGTCCATCGGCCAGCAAACATCGAATCCGACCAAAGAAGAGATGGTGGCAGCTATGAAGTCGATGTAGCGAGATCGATGAGGGCTTGTCCGGTGACACGTTGGACGGTCCATTCGTCCAACGGCACGGCTCCGATTTTTCGATAGAAGGCGATGGATGGTTCGTTCCAATCGAGGACGGACCATTCGAACCGGCCGCAGCCGCGGTCGAGAGCCAACTGGGCGAGGTGGCTCAGCATGACCTTTCCATAGCCGCGGTTGCGGTGCTCGGGCTTAATGTAAAGGTCCTCGAGGTATAGGCCGGGCTTGCCGAGGAAGGTCGAGAAGTTGTGGAAGAAGAGACAGAAGCCGACGGGGACGCCATCGGCGAACGCGAGAAGTGTTTCGGCGTAGGGGCGAGGACCGAAGAGCGCTTCGTCCAAAAGCTCCTCGGTGATGACGCACTCGTGGGCGAGCTTTTCGTATTCGGCCAGTTCGCGAATGAAGCCGGCGACGAGGTGAAGTTCGGCTTGGGTTGGTGAGCGAAGCTCAAGACTCATACTTTATTAGCCTCTCTTCCAAGCCAGCTTTGACGGCGGGCCACTCTTCTCGCAAGATGCCGTAATAGGCGGTGTCGCGCATCTCGCCGAATTGATTGAGACGGTGCTTGCGGAGGGTGCCTTCGTACACGGCGCCAAGCTTCTGTATCGCGGCTTTGGAGTGCTCGTTACGGTTGTCGCACTTGATCGTGACTTTGGCGCAACCCAACTGCTCGAAAGCGTAGCCCAGGAGCAAGAGTTTGCATTCGGGATTGACGAACGTGCCCCGCCATTCGGGGGCGTACCAGGTCATTCCGATTTCGACATGGTCGTCTTCGGGACGAATGTCGAGGTAGCAGGAGGAGCCGACGACTTGGCCGGTTTCGAGGAGTTCGCAAGCGAAGCCCAGCGTAATGGGCGAATTGAGCATGAACCCGACGAAGGGTTCGAACCCGGCTTCCGACTGTTCGGTCGGGATGGAAGTCACGTAGTAGCGAAACGTCTCGATCGGAGTGATCGACGCGAAGGTAGCGGCGTCCGACGCAACGACGGGTCGGAGCCGAACGTGCTTACCGATGAGCGTGGGCGGATTCGACTTGGGGTGCGCGATCATTTCAGGTCGTAGATCGCCGAGAATTTCTCGGTTGCATAGTTGAGCCACGGCTGGGCGTTCATCGGCTCGCCGACAACGTGTTCGATGAGTTCCTTCGGACGCATCATGCGCCCATAGCCGTAGACTCGTTCCACGAGCCAATCGAGAATGGCGCGGTACGAGCCGGATTGAATCTGCTGGTCAACATCGGGAATGTCTTCGCGCAGGCGGTTCCAGATTTGCACGCCAATCAGGTTGCCATAGCTGTAGGTTGGGAAGTAGCCAACCGAGCCGCGGCTCCAGTGGACGTCTTGCAGACACCCTTCGGCGTCGGTGGCGGGGCGAACGCCGATGTACTCTTCGTACTTGGAGTTCCAGGCCTCGGGGAGGTCTTTGACGTCCAACTGCTTGGTGACGAGGGCGACCTCCAACTCGAACCGGATGAGGATATGAAGGTTATAGTGCAGTTCGTCGGAGCCAACGCGGATGAGGCCGGGTTCGACCTTGTTGTAGGCACGCCAGAACTGGTCGGTGTCGACCTCCTTGAAGAACGCAAACTGTTCTCGGAACCAAATCCAGAAGAAGTCCCAAAATTCGCGGCTGCGGCCGACGACGTTCTCCCACGTTCGGCTTTGGGATTCATGAACGGCAAGGCTGACGCCGCCGCGAAGGGACGTGAATTCCCAGTCTGGACGTTGGTTCTGTTCATATAGGCCGTGCCCCATCTCGTGCAGAGTGGACGAGACGACACCTCGGAAGTGCTCGCTGGGCCGGGTGGTCATACGCACGTCGCGCGACGAAAGGTTGGTGCAAAAGGCGTTGGCGGCGATGTCCAGGCGGCCGCAGTCGAGGCTGAAGCCGATCTGGTTGATGATCCGCTCCATCGCCATACGGAGCTTGGTCTGATCCCAATCGCGGATGAGGAAGCTATCGTCGATGGGGCGGCCCTCTTCGCGGATGCGTCGAACGAGGTCGATGGTGGGAGCTTTCAGCGCTCCTAGCGTCTTGACAGCTTCGGCGTGGGTAGAGCCTTCCTCATAGATGTCGATGAGGGCGTCGTAGATGTGATCCTTGTATCCGAGCAGCGTGGCGGTTTCGCGGGCAATATCGAACAGCTCCCGGTAGTGAGGGATCATGGAGGGGAAGTCGTTGGCTTCCCGGCTCTTGCGCCACTGCTGGTAGGCGGCGCTGCTGGCCATGGCTTTGCGCTGGACGAGGGAGGTCGGCAGCTTTTTGGCCTTGGCGATGTCGTTTCGGAGTACCCGCAATTGAACGGCTTCGAAGTCCGATGCCTCGGTGAGGGCCTTCTCGACGAGTTCGGACAGGCGGTCTGAGGTCAGAATCTGGTGTTCGAGCTTTGTGAGGCGAAGGAGATGGTTGCCGCGGGCTCGCTGGCCGCCCGTCGGCATCAACACTTGTTGGTCCCAGTTGAGGAGGCTTAATGCCGCGCGAATGGACCTCGTGTCCTGATAGAGGCTCGCCACCTCGTCGTAAGACCGCATCCGGCTAGTTTATCCGACTGAGCTTAGATGTTAAAGCCCAAGTTGTCGAGGATTGTGCGGGTTGTGATCTGTTCCGTCTGCTCTTCGACGATATCGCTCGACTTGAGGGCGTCCAGACTGCAGTTGGTGGTTCGCTCGCGAACTCGACAGTCTTCGCATTCGGTTCGGTGTCGCTCAAGGAATTCGGTTTCCTCAACGGTTAGGTCTCGGTCTCGCTTCTCGCGAACGAGGTTCCCAAATACGTAGCAACGAAGTCTTAACATTCTAAACCTACCTCCTGTATCCAGACCTTTCGGAAGCGCTCTCGCGCAAAGTGTAACCTTGATCGTACCGT
It includes:
- a CDS encoding carboxypeptidase M32; translated protein: MRSYDEVASLYQDTRSIRAALSLLNWDQQVLMPTGGQRARGNHLLRLTKLEHQILTSDRLSELVEKALTEASDFEAVQLRVLRNDIAKAKKLPTSLVQRKAMASSAAYQQWRKSREANDFPSMIPHYRELFDIARETATLLGYKDHIYDALIDIYEEGSTHAEAVKTLGALKAPTIDLVRRIREEGRPIDDSFLIRDWDQTKLRMAMERIINQIGFSLDCGRLDIAANAFCTNLSSRDVRMTTRPSEHFRGVVSSTLHEMGHGLYEQNQRPDWEFTSLRGGVSLAVHESQSRTWENVVGRSREFWDFFWIWFREQFAFFKEVDTDQFWRAYNKVEPGLIRVGSDELHYNLHILIRFELEVALVTKQLDVKDLPEAWNSKYEEYIGVRPATDAEGCLQDVHWSRGSVGYFPTYSYGNLIGVQIWNRLREDIPDVDQQIQSGSYRAILDWLVERVYGYGRMMRPKELIEHVVGEPMNAQPWLNYATEKFSAIYDLK